A portion of the Periophthalmus magnuspinnatus isolate fPerMag1 chromosome 2, fPerMag1.2.pri, whole genome shotgun sequence genome contains these proteins:
- the LOC117381402 gene encoding lysM and putative peptidoglycan-binding domain-containing protein 4-like, whose protein sequence is MYFSTKVTDIKRLNNLIQEQDLFALKTIKIPVQKHNFLTEVPPTQDGLPPSPDTLPSSPEEGSPTAPTHVAHFLMELDNDMERLIQSTEQEDEELLEVWDRRDHRGHRRERSQGVKGQGADWGINWWNAVIAMLLVGIVLPLFYIIYFKTRPSEGGPAVHPLVTNSSGPAGGTRASSGARLMYHQCMRDNPQM, encoded by the exons ATGTACTTCAGCACCAAG GTGACTGACATAAAGCGGCTGAATAACCTCATACAGGAACAAGACTTGTTTGCCTTAAAGACCATCAAGATCCCGGTGCAGAAACACAACTTTCTCACTGAGGTGCCCCCCACTCAGGATGGCCTCCCACCCTCACCTGATACCCTCCCATCCTCACCTGAGGAGGGCTCTCCCACAGCGCCCACACATGTCGCACACTTCCTCATGGAGCTGGACAATGACATGGAGAGACTGATCCAGAGCACTGAGCAGGAGGACGAGGAGCTGCTGGAGGTCTGGGACAGGCGGGATCACAGGGgtcacaggagagagaggagtcagggggtcaaaggtcaaggcgCAGACTGGGGCATCAACTGGTGGAATGCTGTTATCGCCATGTTGCTCGTAGGCATCGTACTACCGCTCTTCTACATCATCTACTTTAAAACTAGGCCCTCGGAGGGTGGTCCTGCAGTGCACCCTCTGGTCACTAATAGCTCagggccagcagggggcactcGGGCCAGTTCAGGAGCCAGGCTAATGTACCATCAGTGTATGAGAGACAACCCCCAAATGTGA